The Streptomyces sp. B3I8 nucleotide sequence CGCGGGCCAGGCTCCCCGTGATGGCGTGACGGAACCGCGCGTGCTCATGGCCGTCCATCCACAGCGCGTTGTCGCGCGGCTGCATCATCATCAGCGCCGGGCTGTCGGGCGGGACCTGGCCATTGGCCAGCGCCTGCCAGTGGCGGGGGTTCTTCGCGAACCGGTTCGGCGTGTTGCGCAGGAGGTACAGCGCGGAACGGTAGGTGGTGGTCAGGTAGCCCCATACGCTGGGGGAGATCTCCACCGGGGCGATCGGGCCCTGGGCGCGCAGCAGCGCGTAGGTGGCGTGGGGGTCGGCGTTGAACTCGGGACCGTAGATCGGCAGCGGCCGGAAGGGGCGGTCGGGCCGGGCGGCCTCGCCGACATGCGCGGGGCAGCGGCCGGATGCGGGCTGGGGCGTGGTCAACGGGATGCCTCCGGGGCGAGGGACAACAGGTGGCGCATCAGGACGATCAGGGCGTTGGTGGAGCTGCGTCTGTCGCGCGCGTCGCACGTCACCAGCGGTGTCGAGGGCTCGAGGTCCATGACCTCACGCAGTCGCTCGTCGGTGTGGACCGGGGCGTCGTCGAAGGCGTTGACGGCGATGGCGTAAGGCAGCGCGAGGCCCTCGATCAGCTCCAGGATCGGGTAGGTGTCGGTCAGGCGGCGTGTATCGGTAAGGAGCAGCGCGCCGAGCGAGCCGAAGGACAGGTCACGCAGGACAGGGAAGAACCGCTTCTGGCCGGGGGCGCCGAACAGGTAGAGCACGAGGTCGTCGCTGAGCGAGAGCCGGCCGAAGTCCATGGCGACGGTTGTCTTGGTCTTGCCCGGCAGGTCGGTGTGGTCGGTGCCGACGCCGGCGCTGGTCATCACCTCCTCGGTGCTGAGCGGGGTGATCTGGGAGAGAGTCTGGACGAGCGTGGTCTTGCCCGCGCCGAAGTGGCCGGCGATCAGGAGCTTCGCTGTGCGCTCGTTGCCGCGCAGGGGCGGCGCCACCCGGGTGTCAGAGGCGTTGAAGCCCGGCAAGGACGTCCTCCAGGAGCTTGATGTCGAGCCCAGTGGTCTGGGTGATCTGTCGTTGGGTGGTGATGTGGCCGGACTCCATGAGGTCGGCCAGCAGGATCCGCATCACGCTCAGCGGCAGGACCAGGTGCGCCCCGAGTTCGGCGACCGAGTAGGCGCTGATGGACAGCAGGTCCAGAGCGCCCCGGTGCTCGGGGGTCAGTCGGGTGCGGTCGAGGTGGGGGGAGGAGGCGGAGAGGCTGATCAGGGTGATGTGGTCGAAGTGGTTGCGCGCGGCGGCGGTTCGGCCACCGGTGACCACGTAGGCCCGGACCAGCCGGTCTCCGCCGCTGGCTCGGGACCCGTTCACGCGCTGCCGGTCCGGTCCTGCCGCGGCGCGATTCCCAGGGTCTGACCGACGCGGTCGATCGTCTTGACCGTGCGGTAGGAGACATCCCCGATGTCCGCGTCCCGGTCGGCGCCGACGGCCAGGTAACTGCCGTCGCCCGCGGCCATGAGGACGAGGAAGGAGTTACCGAACTGCGTCAGCGTCTGCTCCCACGGCGAGTTGGGGTCACCGCTGGCGAAGGCGGCCCCCGCACGGCTGAGGGACTGCATGCCCGAGGCGATCGCGGCGACCGTTTCGCCCAACTCCCGGTCGACGCCGGAGGAGGCGGCGGTGAGCAGGCCGTCGGCGGACAGCAACACCGCGTGCCGGATGTGCGGCACGTTGACGAGCTCGTCCAGGATCCAGCTCAGGTCAGCGGAGGGTGCGGAAGGGGCGCTCACTGGGTGTTCTCCTCGTCGGTGGGGTTCTGGTGGGGAGCTCGTGTGCCGCGGACGAATGCGGCAAGGTTGCGGCCGCCGTCGGTCGGCGGCTGGCTGGCAGGCTGGGTGGCCGGCTGGCCGTGCGCACGCTTGGCGCGGCGGCGCATGGGCAGGCCGTCGTCGGCCACCGGATACGCGCCGCTGTTCTGGGGAGCCTCCGGCGGGTGCGGGTGCGGGTGCGGGGAAGAGCCGGAAGGGGCAAAGCCGGTGTCCGGCTGCGGCGTCTGCAGTTGCGCTTGCCGTGCGGCCGGTGCCGGGGCGGGCACGAGGAGGCCGCGGTGGAGGTGGACGATCGCGCGCACGCCGCCGTGGTCGGACTGCTGTGCCACGGAGACGTGGAAGCTGTAGCGCTCGGCGAGCGCGCCGATGCCGAGGAACCCGAGCCGGGGCGGGTTGCGCAGCTGCGTCAGGCGTACCGGCTCCTTCCCGGTCAGCAGCCGCGCGGCGTCAGCGCGGGTTTCCGGCGTCAGCCCGATGCCGGCGTCGTCGATGACGATGCTGACGCCGTTGTGCGCGTGGACGAAGTACACCTCCACGGTCGTTCCCGGCTGCGAGTTGCGGGCGGCGTTGTCCAGGAGTTCGGCCACGGCCAGGACGACCGGCTCGACGACGGTGCTGCGGACGTACTCAGTGGGCTCCCCAGTGATCCGCACCCGGCGGTAATCCTTGATGCGCGACTCGGCCCCGCGCACGACGTCCAGCAACGGGGTTTCGTCTCGCTGCCGCCCCGGCCACGCGCCAGCCAAGAGCCCGACGATCTGGGCCTTGCGGGCGAGCTGGCTGCAGGCGTGGTCGATCTCGTAGGCGTCGGCCAGGACCTTCTCGTCGTCGTGATGGTCGATCATCGAGCTGATCGCGCGCTGCTGCTCGTAAACCAGCGCCTGGAGTGCTCGTGTCACGGACTGCACGGCAGCCTGGGCCGCCTGCTCCGCGCGAGTGGACGCCTGCTCCGCAAGGGTGCCGAAGTATTGAAGGATCTCTTTCTCGGCCTGGGCGAACACGGTGCCAGCCAGCTCAGGGTGGAGCGGCTGCCCAGCGTCGCCACCGGAGCCGCCCCATAGCTCCCCGGCCAGCGCGGGAAGCCTGTGCGTGGCCAGGTGCTGTATCTCCTGGTCCCGCAGAGCGGAAAGGCTCTGCGCTCGTTGGAGGACCTCCTCCAGTTCGGCCTTGTCGGTGGCGTGGCTGTGTGCTGTCCGGCGGTAGCGGACGGCGGCAACGGTCGCGCAGACGAAGCCCGGCGCGAGCAGGGCAAGCGCGGCGTCCTGTATCAGGGCGGTCATCAGGTCAGGTCCTCATACGAGTTCGGGTGTCGGAACGCGGGGCGGCACCGTCGCCGGACCGCTGTCGTTCTCCTCGTGTGCGCTGATCGCGGCCAGTGCACGACTCAGAAGGAGCGGGGCCGTGAAGGCGCGTCCGGCCGCGTTGCCGAACCTCGCCCACCGCGGCGAGCCGTTCTGGGTTCCGATCACCGGCGGCACCACCAACGAGCCCGAGTTCTGGTATTTCGCTCCGGGCGGCCACACCTCCCAGTGGGAGCCGGGCGGGAGCAGCAGACTCCACCCGCCGTCGGCGGCGATGGCCGCGCCGACCGGATGCGGCTCGTGGTGGGCCAGCACTCCGATCACCGCCCGGGCATCGCCCTCGGGCAGTGTGAGGACCTCGAAGCGGGCACCCACGGGGAACAGCCTTGGTTCCGGGCCGGCACAGGCGCGGAACAGATCGAAAACCCTCGGGTTTTGCGGGTTCATGCCGCCTCCGCAAGAGAACGGGCGCGCTGGAGCCGCAGCGCCGTGTCGATCAACGGCACGTGACTGAACGCCTGAGGGAAGTTCCCAACCTGGCGCTTGAGCCGCGGGTCCCACTCCTCGGCGAGCAATCCCAGGTCGTTGCGCAGGGCCAAGAGCTTCTCGAACAGCTGTTGCGCCTCGTCGACGCGGCCGATCATGGCGAGGTCGTCGGCCATCCAGAAGGAGCAAGCCAGGAAGGCGCCCTCGTCACCGGACAGCCCGTCCAGACTCGCCTTCGGGCCGCCGGTGCGGTACCGCAGGATGAACCCGTCCTTGGTCGACAGTTCCCGCTGGATCGCCTCGACCGTGCCGATGACGCGTTTGTCTTCGGGCGGCAGGAAGCCGACCTGGGGGATCAGCAACAACGAGGCGTCCAGCTCGCGGGAGCTGTACGCCTGGGTGAACGTGTTCCGCTCCTGGTCGAAGCCCTTCTCGCAGACGTCCCGATGGATGGCATCCCGCAGCTCGCGCCACTGCTGGAGCGGCCCGACCGCGCGCCCAGCCTCGATCAGCTTGATGGTTCGGTCGACGGCGACCCAGGCCATCACCTTGGAGTGGACGAAGTGCCGACGCGGGCCGCGGATCTCCCAGATGCCCTCGTCCGGCTCCCTCCAGTGGTCCTGCAGGTAGGCGATCATCTTGAGTTGCAGGGCGGCCGTGTGGTCGTTCGGCGCCAGCCCGGCCTCGTCGGCCAGGTGCAGCGCCTCGATGGTCTCGCCGTAGACGTCCAACTGGAGTTGGTCGGCAGCTCCGTTGCCGATACGGACCGGGGTAGAGCCCTCGTACCCGTCCAGCCAGTCCAGCTCCGCCTCGGCGAGCTCGCGCTCGCCGGCGATGCCGTACATGATCTGTAGGTTCTCCGGGTCCCCGGCCACCGCCCGCAGCAGCCAGTCCTGCCAAGCGCGCGCCTCCTCGCGGTAGCCGGTGCGCAACATCGAGGAGAGCGTGATGGCCGCATCCCGCAGCCAGGTGTACCGGTAGTCCCAGTTCCGCACCCCGCCGATCTCCTCCGGCAGGGAGGTGGTCGGGGCGGCAACGATCCCGCCGGTCGGGGCGTAGGTGAGCGCCTTCAGTGTGATCAGCGAGCGGACCACCGCATCGCGGTACGGACCGCTGTACGTGCACTGGTCGACCCACTCGCGCCAGAATTCGCCGGTCGTCTCCAGCGCCGAATACGGCTCCGGGAGCGGGGGCTCGCCCTTGTGGGAGGGCTGCCAGCTGATGGTGAAGGCGATCCGCTCGCCGGCCCGAACGGTGAAGTCGGAATATGTCGTGCGGTCTTCACCTCGCGAGGCCACTGAGGCGTCGAGCCAGACCGAGTCGGGCCCGGCCACGGCCGCGGTGCGGGCACCGACTTGGTTCACCCACGGCGCCACGCGGCCGTAGGAGAACCGCATCCGCAGCGCGGAGCGCATCTGCACCTGGCCGCTCAGGCCCTCGACGATTCGGACCAACTGAGGGGCGCCGTCTCGTGGCGGCATGAAATCCGTGACGCGCACGGTGCCCTGGAGGGTGTCCCACTCCGAGCGGAGGATCAGCGAGTCCCCTTCGTAGTCCCGCCGGTCGGCGGCCGGCGGGTTCACCCCGTCGGCGCAGGCCGGTCCCAGGCGCCAGAAGCCGTTCTCCTTGGTGCCGAGCAGCCCGGCGAAGACCGACGGGGAGTCGAAGCGGGGTAGGCACAACCAGTCCACGCTGCCGTCCCGGCATACCAGGGCGGCGGTCTGCATGTCCCCGATGAGTGCGTAGTCCTCGATACGCCCAGCCATGGAATATCCATCTCAGTAGGTGCGGGCGCCCCGATGCCTGCGGGGGCATGGAGCGCGGGTGGGTAGCAGCGGGTGATGTGCGGCTCGGCCAATGCCACGGCGGTGCACGGGGGGCGGACGGGACCGAAGTCCCGGCGAGCGCGGCCGGATGCCGGGGGACGGGCACGTCGACACCTCGGTCACCGGGCACCGGCTGTCGCGCTGAGGTCGCTCAGGCTCGCGGCGGTACAGCCTTCGAGAGACAGCACCTGACGTGTGGCCACGAGCCAGCGGACCGCGGGATCGTCGTAGGCGACCATGGCGAGGTCGTCGCCGGGAACAGGCAGCAGAGTGCGCCGGTCGTACGGAATGCCCGTGACTCCCCAGGTCACCGGCCGCTCGACCCAGGCCGCGACGTGCTTGCGCAGATGCGGGCAGTGCCTGACCGCGATGAGCGCGCACGGCGGGCAGACTGGTGCGGCGGTGGTCAGCTCTCCCTGGCCCACCGGCCGGCCGACGTCCTTGAGAAGAAACAACTGCCGCTCCGGATCCTGCTCCAGGGTGTCGGCGCCGCACACCTGACACAGCATTCGGCTGATCGCCCGCCGCTGGCGCAGAGCGTGGACGCTCGGGAACAACGCCCTGCCGGATCCCGGGGCGATGGCCTGCCGGATCCACAGCACGCCTTCCATGTCGCGGTCGTACGGCACCTCGTCCGCGTAGCCGATCCCTTGCCTGGTGCGGTGCAGGACCACGGGGGGCACCGTGTGCGTCTCCGCGGTCCACGCGGTCACGTACGGCACCGGAAGGCCACCCTGCATGTACCGATGGCTGGTCATGCGGCGGCACACGCCACGACGCCGGTCACTCGACGAGGGGCGACGATCTTCCCGTCGGGAAGGATCTCGCCGGTGTCATCGAAGAGCACCACGCCGTTGCACAGAAGCGACCAGCCCTGGTCCGGGTGCGCCGAGACCACGGTGGCGGCCTCGCGGTCCGTGGCCTGGGCGGAGGGGCAGGCGGGCTTGTGCTGGCACATGGCGAATCCTTGGGGGAAGCGGAGCTGGAGGGGATGGCACGGGCGGGTTGACGAGGGAAGAGACCGGCTGCTGCGGCGGAAGCCCTCGCCGCGGCAGACAACGGGTGGCAGGCGGAGCTGTCCAGCCGAATTACGTGTGCCTGGCGTTGCGTGAACCTGTGAATAGCGTTGCCCCTTGGGGGCGTTGTCGGTAGCGAAAACGGACCCCCACTTCTCCCCACTTCGACATCGGCGAGCACAGTCGGGATTTCGCCCACGCGTCACCGGTCCCGCAGGCAAAAGGGGTGAATTCGGTCATTAATCAGTGTGTCGAGGCTTGTGTGAGGGCCCACCGCTAGAGGCCGGCCGCGCCGCCCCCACTTCACCCCACTTCACTGGAAGTGCTTGACTGAAATGCGTGAATGGTGATAAGGGCGCTCGCGGGTGGGATAGTGGGGCTGAAGGGTCCCCCTCATTTGCGTTCTGCCAGCTAAAAGCCGCTCTCGGCAATCCTGTCGGCGTCAGCACGCGGTCAGAATCGGGGCGCAAAGGACGCCTTGTTCGTGGTCGCAGTGCTGGGGGAGCTGCGCAAATCCCGATCCTTTGTGCGGATCCTTTCCTCTGTGACTGTCGTCCCGCCTCGGTACGTTCGCGAGCCCGGCGGCGAAGTGGGGAGAAGTGGGGGGTCCGTTTCGCTGTCGCCAGCGCTGCGTGATGGGCCACGGTATTCGCCAGGACTTGCCAGTCCGTTTCCCCGGGCATCGCGAACGCAGCGAGGAGTGATCCCGTGCTTGGTCCCACCAGTACGGCCTTGGCACGCGGCCAAGACCGCGCCGCCGGCGGCCCCGTGAAGCATGCCGCGCTCGACCTCCGCGGCCTCGACGCGCCGCAGAGCGCCGCCCGCCGCATAGTCCGCAGCGCGCTCACGGAGACCCCCGACGAGGAGTACAAGGACGACGTGGTGCTGGTCGCCGACGAACTGGTGGGCAACGCCCTCGAGCACGCCGGAGAGGCCCTCGGCATCTCCCTCGATCTGTACCCGTGGGGGACGGTTGTCCAG carries:
- a CDS encoding glycoside hydrolase family 15 protein: MAGRIEDYALIGDMQTAALVCRDGSVDWLCLPRFDSPSVFAGLLGTKENGFWRLGPACADGVNPPAADRRDYEGDSLILRSEWDTLQGTVRVTDFMPPRDGAPQLVRIVEGLSGQVQMRSALRMRFSYGRVAPWVNQVGARTAAVAGPDSVWLDASVASRGEDRTTYSDFTVRAGERIAFTISWQPSHKGEPPLPEPYSALETTGEFWREWVDQCTYSGPYRDAVVRSLITLKALTYAPTGGIVAAPTTSLPEEIGGVRNWDYRYTWLRDAAITLSSMLRTGYREEARAWQDWLLRAVAGDPENLQIMYGIAGERELAEAELDWLDGYEGSTPVRIGNGAADQLQLDVYGETIEALHLADEAGLAPNDHTAALQLKMIAYLQDHWREPDEGIWEIRGPRRHFVHSKVMAWVAVDRTIKLIEAGRAVGPLQQWRELRDAIHRDVCEKGFDQERNTFTQAYSSRELDASLLLIPQVGFLPPEDKRVIGTVEAIQRELSTKDGFILRYRTGGPKASLDGLSGDEGAFLACSFWMADDLAMIGRVDEAQQLFEKLLALRNDLGLLAEEWDPRLKRQVGNFPQAFSHVPLIDTALRLQRARSLAEAA
- a CDS encoding ATP/GTP-binding protein, whose product is MPGFNASDTRVAPPLRGNERTAKLLIAGHFGAGKTTLVQTLSQITPLSTEEVMTSAGVGTDHTDLPGKTKTTVAMDFGRLSLSDDLVLYLFGAPGQKRFFPVLRDLSFGSLGALLLTDTRRLTDTYPILELIEGLALPYAIAVNAFDDAPVHTDERLREVMDLEPSTPLVTCDARDRRSSTNALIVLMRHLLSLAPEASR
- a CDS encoding roadblock/LC7 domain-containing protein; this encodes MSAPSAPSADLSWILDELVNVPHIRHAVLLSADGLLTAASSGVDRELGETVAAIASGMQSLSRAGAAFASGDPNSPWEQTLTQFGNSFLVLMAAGDGSYLAVGADRDADIGDVSYRTVKTIDRVGQTLGIAPRQDRTGSA
- a CDS encoding DUF742 domain-containing protein, with amino-acid sequence MNGSRASGGDRLVRAYVVTGGRTAAARNHFDHITLISLSASSPHLDRTRLTPEHRGALDLLSISAYSVAELGAHLVLPLSVMRILLADLMESGHITTQRQITQTTGLDIKLLEDVLAGLQRL
- a CDS encoding DUF5999 family protein; its protein translation is MCQHKPACPSAQATDREAATVVSAHPDQGWSLLCNGVVLFDDTGEILPDGKIVAPRRVTGVVACAAA
- a CDS encoding ATP-binding protein, yielding MTALIQDAALALLAPGFVCATVAAVRYRRTAHSHATDKAELEEVLQRAQSLSALRDQEIQHLATHRLPALAGELWGGSGGDAGQPLHPELAGTVFAQAEKEILQYFGTLAEQASTRAEQAAQAAVQSVTRALQALVYEQQRAISSMIDHHDDEKVLADAYEIDHACSQLARKAQIVGLLAGAWPGRQRDETPLLDVVRGAESRIKDYRRVRITGEPTEYVRSTVVEPVVLAVAELLDNAARNSQPGTTVEVYFVHAHNGVSIVIDDAGIGLTPETRADAARLLTGKEPVRLTQLRNPPRLGFLGIGALAERYSFHVSVAQQSDHGGVRAIVHLHRGLLVPAPAPAARQAQLQTPQPDTGFAPSGSSPHPHPHPPEAPQNSGAYPVADDGLPMRRRAKRAHGQPATQPASQPPTDGGRNLAAFVRGTRAPHQNPTDEENTQ
- a CDS encoding ATP-binding protein, which translates into the protein MARGQDRAAGGPVKHAALDLRGLDAPQSAARRIVRSALTETPDEEYKDDVVLVADELVGNALEHAGEALGISLDLYPWGTVVQVRDGGRDTAAVPRNPVRADDDDVDGRGLFLVNALASAWRVQYDDAGKRVVAVFLHRAGDTY